In Flavobacterium sp. CS20, a single window of DNA contains:
- the rfbB gene encoding dTDP-glucose 4,6-dehydratase, whose protein sequence is MSYQKKILILGGAGFIGSHVVRRFIKKYPNFQIFNLDKLTYAGNLENLKDIEKAENYTFLKVDICDRKTIEQLFKKHRFDTVIHLVAESHVDRSITNPFAFVETNIMGTLNLLHAAQNVWKDSNSEKLFYHISTDEVYGTLEKTGLFTEETPYDPNSPYSASKASSDHFVRAFGETYGLPYIISNCSNNYGPNQFPEKLIPLFINNIINHKPLPVYGDGNYTRDWLYVIDHAIAIDVIFQKGKLGETYNIGGFNEWKNIDLVKILCQQMDDKLNRTAGESEKLITFVKDRPGHDLRYAIDASKIYKELGWKPSVTFEEGLSKTIDWYLQNHAWLKNVTSGDYQKYYEKQYL, encoded by the coding sequence ATGTCATATCAAAAAAAAATACTGATTCTTGGTGGAGCAGGTTTTATAGGAAGTCATGTGGTTCGTAGATTTATAAAAAAATATCCAAACTTTCAAATTTTCAACCTTGACAAATTGACTTATGCAGGCAATCTTGAAAATTTAAAAGACATAGAAAAAGCTGAAAACTACACATTTTTAAAAGTAGATATTTGCGATAGAAAAACTATAGAACAACTCTTTAAAAAGCATAGATTTGACACCGTAATTCACTTAGTTGCCGAATCTCATGTAGATCGCTCAATTACTAATCCATTTGCATTTGTAGAAACCAATATTATGGGGACTTTAAATTTACTTCATGCAGCACAAAATGTGTGGAAAGATAGCAACAGCGAAAAATTATTTTATCATATCAGCACAGATGAAGTTTATGGTACTTTAGAAAAAACAGGACTTTTTACAGAAGAAACACCCTACGATCCCAATTCACCATATTCCGCATCTAAAGCCAGTTCTGACCACTTTGTAAGAGCATTTGGAGAAACTTATGGTTTACCTTATATTATCAGCAATTGTTCTAATAATTATGGACCAAATCAATTTCCTGAAAAACTCATTCCTTTGTTTATAAACAATATCATCAATCATAAACCTTTACCTGTTTATGGAGATGGCAATTACACAAGAGACTGGCTTTATGTTATCGATCATGCCATTGCAATTGATGTGATTTTTCAAAAAGGAAAACTTGGAGAAACCTATAATATTGGTGGTTTTAATGAGTGGAAAAATATCGATCTCGTAAAAATCCTTTGCCAACAAATGGATGATAAACTCAACAGAACAGCAGGCGAAAGTGAAAAACTTATCACTTTTGTAAAAGATAGACCAGGACATGATTTGCGCTATGCTATTGATGCCTCAAAAATCTATAAAGAATTAGGTTGGAAGCCTTCAGTTACCTTTGAAGAAGGCTTAAGCAAAACCATAGATTGGTACCTCCAAAACCATGCTTGGTTAAAAAATGTTACCAGTGGCGACTATCAAAAATATTATGAAAAGCAATATTTATAA
- a CDS encoding acyl-CoA dehydrogenase family protein, whose protein sequence is MSKDQFESPDYYNIDDLLTEEHKLIRQATRDWVKRDVSPIIEEVAQNAKFPKSIIKGLSEIGAFGPYIPEKYGGAGLDQISYGLIMQEIERGDSGVRSTASVQSSLVMFPIWAYGTEEQKQKFLPKLASGEMMGAFGLTEPDHGSNPSGMVTNFKDKGDHYLLNGAKMWISNAPFADVAVVWAKNEEGRIHGLLVERGMEGFSTPETHNKWSLRASATSELIFNDVKIPKDNILPGKSGLGAPLSCLDSARYGIAWGAIGATMDCYDTALRYAKERTQFDSTIAGFQLQQKKLAEMITEITKAQLLALRLGQLKNEGKASSAQISMAKRNNVEMAIDIAREARQVLGGMGITGEYSIMRHMMNLESVITYEGTHDIHLLITGFDITGISAFK, encoded by the coding sequence ATGTCAAAAGACCAATTTGAATCACCAGATTATTACAACATAGACGATTTACTCACCGAAGAGCATAAACTTATTAGACAAGCTACACGAGATTGGGTCAAACGCGATGTAAGTCCGATTATTGAAGAAGTCGCTCAAAACGCCAAATTTCCAAAATCCATCATCAAAGGTTTATCAGAAATTGGGGCTTTTGGACCTTATATTCCTGAAAAATATGGCGGAGCTGGTCTTGATCAAATTTCTTATGGTTTAATTATGCAAGAAATTGAACGTGGCGATAGTGGTGTTCGTTCTACAGCTTCAGTCCAATCATCTTTGGTTATGTTTCCCATTTGGGCTTATGGCACTGAAGAACAAAAGCAGAAGTTTTTACCAAAATTAGCTTCAGGAGAAATGATGGGTGCTTTTGGTCTCACAGAACCCGATCACGGCTCAAACCCTAGTGGAATGGTAACTAATTTTAAAGATAAAGGTGATCATTATTTACTCAATGGAGCTAAAATGTGGATTTCTAATGCACCGTTTGCTGATGTTGCTGTAGTTTGGGCTAAAAATGAAGAAGGACGAATTCATGGCTTACTTGTTGAACGTGGAATGGAAGGCTTTTCTACACCAGAAACTCACAACAAATGGTCATTAAGAGCTTCAGCAACAAGTGAGTTGATTTTTAACGATGTCAAAATACCAAAAGATAATATTCTCCCTGGCAAAAGCGGACTTGGTGCACCTTTATCTTGTTTAGATTCTGCACGATATGGCATTGCATGGGGAGCGATTGGTGCGACCATGGATTGTTATGATACGGCTTTGAGATATGCTAAAGAACGAACGCAGTTTGATAGTACCATTGCAGGTTTTCAACTTCAGCAAAAAAAATTAGCTGAAATGATAACTGAAATCACCAAAGCTCAACTTCTCGCATTGCGTCTGGGTCAACTAAAAAACGAAGGCAAAGCAAGTTCAGCTCAAATCTCTATGGCCAAACGCAACAACGTAGAAATGGCTATTGATATAGCACGAGAAGCCAGACAAGTGCTTGGAGGAATGGGAATTACAGGCGAATACAGCATTATGCGCCATATGATGAACCTAGAAAGTGTGATAACTTATGAAGGTACACATGATATTCATTTATTGATCACAGGCTTTGACATTACAGGAATTTCTGCTTTTAAATAA
- the rfbA gene encoding glucose-1-phosphate thymidylyltransferase RfbA translates to MKGIVLAGGSGTRLHPLTLATSKQLLPIYDKPMIYYPLSVLMLAGIKDILIISTPEDLPNFKRLLGDGSKFGIALSYKEQPSPDGLAQAFIIGEDFIGHDNVCLVLGDNIFHGAGLQNLLNNAVKNVENEQKAVIFGNYVNDPERYGVAEFDQNKNVISIEEKPKIPKSNYAVVGLYFYPNSVVRIAKDVKPSNRGELEITSVNQQYLSEDKLKMQILSRGFAWLDTGTHEALTEATEFVKAVEKRTGLKIACLEEIGLNKNWIDKQHIAKQIENTKGNYYEYLKSILK, encoded by the coding sequence ATGAAAGGCATAGTACTAGCAGGTGGATCAGGAACCAGATTGCATCCACTGACTTTAGCAACGTCTAAACAGCTATTACCCATTTATGATAAACCGATGATATATTACCCTTTATCGGTGTTAATGCTCGCAGGTATAAAGGATATTCTAATCATTTCAACACCAGAAGATTTGCCAAATTTTAAGAGATTGTTGGGCGACGGTTCAAAATTTGGCATCGCATTGAGTTACAAAGAGCAACCTTCGCCAGATGGTTTAGCTCAAGCTTTTATTATTGGTGAAGATTTTATCGGTCATGACAACGTTTGTTTAGTTTTGGGCGATAATATTTTTCACGGTGCAGGATTACAAAATTTGCTCAATAATGCTGTAAAAAATGTTGAAAATGAGCAAAAAGCGGTTATTTTTGGCAATTATGTTAATGATCCTGAACGCTATGGCGTAGCAGAATTTGACCAAAACAAAAATGTAATCAGTATAGAAGAAAAACCTAAAATTCCAAAGTCTAATTATGCTGTAGTTGGGCTCTACTTTTATCCTAATTCGGTGGTTAGAATAGCCAAAGATGTTAAACCATCAAACCGAGGTGAACTTGAAATCACATCAGTAAACCAACAATATTTAAGTGAAGACAAGCTTAAAATGCAAATTCTTAGTCGTGGTTTTGCATGGCTAGATACAGGAACCCACGAAGCCCTTACCGAAGCTACCGAATTTGTAAAAGCTGTAGAAAAACGAACTGGTCTCAAAATTGCTTGCTTAGAAGAAATCGGTTTAAACAAAAATTGGATTGATAAACAGCATATCGCCAAACAAATAGAAAACACTAAGGGCAATTACTATGAATATCTTAAATCTATTCTAAAATAA
- a CDS encoding YebC/PmpR family DNA-binding transcriptional regulator, with the protein MAGHSKWANIKHRKGAQDKKRAKQFTRAIKEITVAVKEGGSPDPETNPTLRNAIANAKGINMPKDTIQRAIKKASGTDADHYEMVTFEGYGPHGIAIFVECTTDNTNRTVANIRSIFTKAGGSLGKNGSIEFLFDRKGVFLIDKSSLEINKEELELELIEAGATNIEDDDDALVVYSDFNDFGKMNEALEKLNIEPKNAELQRIPINTIKLNIDQAKSIMSLIDKFEDDDDVQNVYHNLEITDELIDELE; encoded by the coding sequence ATGGCTGGACACAGTAAATGGGCAAACATCAAACACAGAAAAGGTGCCCAAGACAAAAAACGAGCAAAGCAATTTACCAGAGCTATAAAAGAAATTACAGTTGCTGTAAAAGAAGGTGGAAGCCCTGATCCTGAAACCAATCCTACACTGCGGAATGCTATTGCAAATGCAAAAGGTATCAACATGCCTAAAGACACCATTCAAAGAGCCATCAAAAAAGCAAGTGGAACAGATGCAGACCATTATGAAATGGTTACTTTTGAAGGTTATGGCCCTCATGGTATTGCTATTTTTGTGGAATGCACTACAGACAACACCAATAGAACGGTGGCTAATATACGCTCTATTTTTACCAAAGCTGGAGGCAGCCTAGGCAAAAACGGTTCGATAGAATTTTTGTTTGACCGTAAAGGCGTGTTTTTAATTGACAAAAGCTCCTTAGAAATAAACAAGGAAGAACTCGAGTTAGAACTCATAGAAGCCGGAGCTACAAATATAGAAGACGATGATGATGCACTAGTAGTTTACTCCGATTTTAATGATTTTGGAAAAATGAATGAAGCTCTAGAAAAACTCAATATAGAACCAAAAAACGCCGAACTTCAACGTATTCCAATTAACACCATCAAACTAAATATCGATCAAGCTAAAAGCATAATGAGTTTAATCGACAAATTTGAAGATGACGATGATGTTCAGAATGTTTATCACAATTTAGAAATTACTGATGAGTTAATAGATGAATTAGAATAA
- a CDS encoding DUF4153 domain-containing protein, protein MNFFKDISHKAFLAFKRFPATLTWSVLGSIYLMMIYNQNDLDTVTKNTGIQLILILGVSWFIAVQFVSEALSHSILYRFVLKLCVLTGLILYYIYGLSENLPNASLAYGQWALLMLAGHVFVVFAPFIKSWNKYKFWDYLKSIIIALVRSGIYTVILYVGLAIAISTLEILFKINFNDNIYFQTFIFCLGVVNTFVYLSDFPRLDKLGGQLELPKAGEVLVLYILIPLSLLYLLIVYVYALKILIEWELPEGFVTYLISGLSLLAFVIHISIEPFRKTHVSKLIQKFYPYYFYAILPLLPLLFVALYRRIADYNFTELRYLGLVLAFWICGMLIYMLVSHKKALSLYAKSMFVLILLCTFYPLSAFKISINAQVKELAELMESVDKKTERSFTNKEYDRFKSIIWYINERNAMEKTKAYFGFNPDSLFSDTLSYNLPRKIVDKLNIKILASDDKTQTLKDAIAKKHKSNPQNSYHLNSFKPNYAENISDYTNYTELNLQNYREKDKALVMYYDDKNIISLRYYDEVLFETDMSMYLKNITDKYDDLGDAQQDEFTFRFKNNKGNFMIIFDRLQCNYTDNQIKILNAHVKLFYRTYKQLEL, encoded by the coding sequence ATGAATTTTTTTAAGGATATATCTCACAAAGCTTTTTTAGCATTTAAACGATTTCCAGCAACCTTAACTTGGTCAGTTTTAGGCAGTATTTATTTGATGATGATTTATAATCAGAATGATTTAGATACAGTGACTAAAAATACTGGTATCCAATTAATCCTGATTTTAGGAGTGTCATGGTTTATTGCTGTTCAGTTTGTTTCTGAGGCTTTAAGCCATTCTATACTCTATCGGTTTGTATTAAAACTTTGTGTTTTAACGGGTTTGATTTTATATTACATCTACGGACTTAGCGAGAATTTGCCTAATGCTTCGTTAGCCTATGGTCAATGGGCTTTGCTTATGCTTGCTGGTCATGTTTTTGTTGTTTTTGCTCCTTTTATCAAATCTTGGAACAAATATAAATTTTGGGATTATCTCAAATCTATCATTATTGCATTGGTCAGGAGTGGTATCTATACTGTGATTTTGTATGTTGGCTTAGCCATTGCTATTTCTACGCTCGAAATTTTATTCAAAATTAATTTCAATGATAATATTTATTTTCAAACTTTCATTTTTTGCTTAGGTGTAGTCAATACTTTTGTGTATTTAAGCGACTTTCCAAGGTTGGATAAATTAGGAGGTCAACTCGAACTACCTAAAGCTGGAGAAGTATTAGTGCTATATATTTTGATTCCGTTAAGCCTTTTATATTTACTTATCGTGTATGTATATGCATTAAAAATTTTGATTGAATGGGAGTTGCCCGAAGGTTTTGTAACTTATTTGATATCGGGTTTAAGTTTACTTGCTTTTGTTATACACATCAGTATTGAACCTTTTAGAAAAACACATGTTTCTAAACTCATACAAAAGTTTTACCCTTATTATTTTTATGCTATTCTACCGCTTTTACCGCTTTTGTTTGTTGCACTTTATAGGCGTATAGCAGATTATAATTTTACTGAATTACGCTATTTGGGTTTGGTTTTGGCGTTTTGGATTTGTGGGATGCTAATTTATATGTTAGTGTCGCATAAAAAAGCATTGAGTTTGTATGCAAAATCGATGTTCGTTTTGATATTGCTTTGCACATTTTACCCATTATCAGCTTTCAAAATTTCAATTAATGCTCAAGTCAAAGAGCTTGCTGAGCTTATGGAAAGTGTTGACAAAAAAACTGAAAGAAGCTTTACCAATAAAGAATATGATCGATTTAAAAGTATTATTTGGTATATAAATGAGCGTAATGCTATGGAAAAAACAAAAGCTTATTTTGGTTTTAACCCAGATAGTTTATTTTCTGATACGCTATCTTATAATTTACCTCGAAAAATAGTTGATAAATTAAACATTAAAATATTAGCCTCTGATGATAAAACTCAAACGCTTAAAGATGCCATAGCTAAAAAGCACAAATCAAATCCTCAAAACAGCTATCATTTAAATTCCTTTAAACCAAATTACGCTGAAAACATCTCAGATTATACAAACTATACTGAATTAAATTTGCAAAACTATCGAGAGAAAGATAAAGCCTTAGTCATGTATTATGATGATAAAAACATTATTAGTTTAAGGTATTATGATGAAGTGTTATTTGAAACCGACATGAGTATGTATCTAAAAAACATCACAGATAAATATGATGACTTAGGCGATGCACAACAAGATGAGTTTACATTTAGATTTAAAAATAACAAAGGAAATTTTATGATTATTTTTGACCGATTGCAGTGCAATTATACTGATAATCAAATTAAAATTTTAAACGCTCATGTCAAGTTGTTTTATAGAACTTATAAGCAATTAGAATTATAA
- a CDS encoding WYL domain-containing protein: MIQTAIKEQKRLKIKLIKDDETSDNLDVDTENVVVCPVKMVYHRNSYYLACFNAELKEVEVFGLRQLKNIELGKPFNNFKLLENQVKKELKTRFGVTKNINNKVYDIEIKFTPVLGRFIENHHWHESQKFKSVNGDYILYLKCGINRELMGWLFQWMYNVKIVKPLLLKQLYKKTLKESELIIKDQNPFVYRNIFTDKVDSRL; encoded by the coding sequence TTGATACAAACCGCTATCAAGGAGCAAAAAAGGCTAAAAATAAAATTGATAAAAGACGATGAAACCAGTGATAATTTAGATGTTGATACTGAAAATGTAGTGGTTTGCCCTGTTAAGATGGTCTATCACAGAAACAGTTACTATTTGGCTTGTTTTAATGCTGAATTAAAAGAAGTCGAAGTTTTTGGTTTAAGGCAACTTAAAAATATTGAGTTAGGCAAACCTTTTAATAACTTCAAATTACTAGAAAATCAGGTTAAAAAGGAACTCAAAACCCGTTTTGGCGTAACCAAAAATATCAACAATAAAGTCTATGATATTGAAATTAAATTTACTCCAGTTTTGGGTCGGTTTATCGAAAATCATCATTGGCATGAATCACAAAAATTTAAAAGTGTTAACGGCGATTATATCTTATACTTAAAATGTGGTATCAATAGAGAGTTGATGGGTTGGTTATTTCAGTGGATGTATAATGTCAAAATTGTAAAACCTTTATTGCTCAAGCAACTTTACAAAAAAACTTTAAAAGAATCTGAATTAATTATAAAAGATCAAAATCCTTTTGTGTATAGAAATATCTTTACAGACAAAGTTGATAGTAGATTGTGA
- a CDS encoding adenylyltransferase/cytidyltransferase family protein — MKKTAIIVSGYFNPIHKGHLEYFLNAKDHADKLFVIVNNDLQRKLKGSKPFQDEDERLFIVSNIKPVDKAFLSIDKDRTVKASIKKIFDEYKDNYEFIFANGGDQDNQSIPEAEICNKLGIKLLDGLGDKIQSSSWLLEDN; from the coding sequence ATGAAAAAAACAGCCATCATTGTTTCGGGATATTTTAATCCGATTCACAAAGGGCATTTAGAATATTTTTTAAATGCTAAAGATCATGCTGATAAGCTTTTTGTCATCGTTAATAACGATTTGCAAAGAAAACTAAAAGGCAGTAAACCCTTTCAAGATGAAGATGAACGTTTGTTTATTGTCAGTAACATTAAACCTGTTGATAAAGCATTTCTGTCTATAGATAAAGACCGAACAGTAAAAGCATCTATCAAAAAAATATTTGATGAGTATAAAGATAATTACGAATTTATTTTTGCTAATGGTGGAGATCAAGACAATCAAAGTATTCCCGAAGCAGAAATTTGTAACAAATTAGGGATTAAGCTTTTAGATGGTTTGGGTGATAAAATTCAGTCCAGCAGTTGGTTGTTGGAAGACAATTGA
- a CDS encoding DUF6444 domain-containing protein, whose amino-acid sequence MEKDKLIESLLQKVEELSKKLIALELENSQLKARLTKYETPKNSNNSSIPPSKDENRPKRKSLRIKTGRKPGGQTGRKGNTLKMVEIPDVTEEHIPDYCNCCGNDLSSLPHQYAGSRQVFDIPEIKIKVTEPQGL is encoded by the coding sequence TTGGAAAAGGATAAGCTTATAGAATCACTCTTGCAGAAGGTAGAAGAACTTTCTAAAAAGCTAATTGCTTTAGAATTAGAAAATAGTCAACTTAAAGCACGACTTACCAAATATGAAACTCCAAAAAACAGTAATAATAGCTCCATACCACCCTCAAAGGATGAAAATAGACCAAAGAGGAAAAGCCTAAGAATAAAGACAGGGCGTAAGCCAGGTGGGCAAACAGGAAGAAAAGGCAATACTTTGAAGATGGTTGAGATACCTGATGTTACAGAAGAACACATACCAGATTATTGTAACTGTTGTGGAAACGACCTTTCATCACTTCCACATCAATATGCAGGAAGTCGACAGGTATTTGACATCCCTGAAATAAAAATAAAAGTCACAGAACCACAAGGTTTATAA
- a CDS encoding nucleotide sugar dehydrogenase, with translation MKNNKIAVIGLGYVGLPLARLFATKYNVLGFDINQTRVDNLNSGHDDTLEVDDDILQRVLIKENKLDKTEHGLFCTTQLSHIESCNIFIITVPTPVDKNNRPILTPLIKASESVAQVLKKDDIVIYESTVYPGATEEECVPVLENNSGLKFNKDFYVGYSPERINPGDKTHTVEKILKVTSGSTPEIGKKIDNLYAEVITAGTHLAPSIKVAEVAKVIENSQRDINIAFVNELAKIFNLMKIDTNAVLEVAGTKWNFLPFKPGLVGGHCIGVDPYYLAQKAQEIGYHPEIILAGRRLNDSMGEYVSSQVVKLMLKHDLKVKNAKILVLGITFKENCPDVRNTKVVDVVKQLSEYETNVTIYDPWANPEEVLHEYHLDSCKELPNQQYDAIVLCVAHDKFQNIDFDKLKKPNAVVYDVKGVLGEKSDAKL, from the coding sequence ATGAAAAACAATAAAATAGCTGTCATAGGTCTTGGCTATGTTGGCTTACCTCTTGCTAGACTTTTTGCAACAAAATACAACGTGTTAGGATTTGATATCAATCAAACCAGAGTTGACAACCTTAATTCAGGTCATGATGATACACTTGAAGTTGACGATGACATTCTACAACGTGTATTGATCAAAGAAAACAAATTAGACAAAACAGAACACGGTTTGTTTTGTACCACCCAACTATCACACATAGAGTCTTGTAATATTTTCATCATAACTGTGCCAACACCTGTTGATAAAAATAACAGACCAATTTTAACCCCATTGATTAAAGCATCTGAAAGCGTAGCTCAAGTTCTTAAAAAAGATGATATAGTTATATACGAAAGCACTGTTTATCCAGGAGCCACCGAAGAAGAATGTGTTCCTGTTTTGGAAAACAACTCAGGATTAAAGTTTAATAAAGACTTTTATGTAGGCTATTCACCAGAACGAATCAATCCTGGAGATAAAACACATACGGTAGAAAAAATCCTTAAAGTAACCTCTGGCTCAACACCTGAAATCGGCAAAAAAATAGATAACCTATATGCTGAAGTTATAACAGCTGGTACACACCTTGCCCCTTCCATAAAAGTAGCAGAAGTCGCTAAAGTGATAGAAAACTCACAACGAGATATCAATATTGCATTTGTTAACGAACTAGCAAAAATCTTCAACTTGATGAAAATAGACACCAATGCCGTCTTAGAAGTCGCTGGAACCAAATGGAATTTTTTACCTTTTAAACCAGGCTTAGTCGGTGGTCACTGCATTGGTGTTGATCCTTATTATTTGGCTCAAAAAGCACAAGAAATTGGTTATCATCCTGAAATTATTTTAGCAGGAAGACGACTTAATGACTCAATGGGAGAATATGTATCAAGCCAAGTCGTTAAATTGATGTTGAAACACGATTTAAAAGTCAAAAATGCAAAAATTCTTGTTTTAGGAATAACCTTTAAAGAAAACTGTCCAGATGTCCGTAACACCAAAGTTGTGGATGTGGTCAAGCAACTCAGCGAATACGAAACAAATGTAACAATCTACGATCCTTGGGCAAATCCTGAAGAAGTGCTACACGAATACCATTTAGACTCATGCAAGGAATTACCAAATCAACAATACGACGCTATTGTGCTTTGTGTTGCTCATGATAAATTTCAAAATATTGATTTTGATAAACTCAAAAAACCCAATGCCGTTGTTTATGATGTCAAAGGTGTTTTAGGTGAAAAGAGTGATGCAAAACTTTAA